A genomic stretch from Mycobacterium malmoense includes:
- a CDS encoding Ppx/GppA phosphatase family protein, translated as MVSRLAAIDCGTNSIRLLIADATGGRLRDVHRETRIVRLGQGVDATGQFAPDAIARTRAALTDYASLLGAHGVERVRMVATSAARDVANRDVFFAMTADVLGAVLPGAVAEVITGAEEAELSFRGAIGELDCSAAPFVVVDLGGGSTEIVLGGDRVVASHSADIGCVRLTERCLHSDPPTLAEVEAARRVVRERLGVALGVVPVEGARTWVGLAGTMTTLSALAHNMSTYDPAAIHLSRVGADDLLAVCERLIGMTRSQRAALGPMHEGRADVIGGGAIVVEELARELRARAGIDELIVSEHDILDGIVLSIAE; from the coding sequence GTGGTGAGCCGGCTCGCCGCTATCGACTGCGGTACCAACTCGATTCGGCTGCTGATCGCCGACGCAACCGGCGGGCGGCTGCGCGACGTGCATCGCGAGACGCGGATCGTGCGGCTGGGTCAGGGCGTCGACGCGACGGGTCAGTTTGCCCCGGACGCGATCGCCCGAACCCGGGCCGCACTCACCGACTACGCTTCCCTGCTGGGCGCGCACGGCGTCGAGCGGGTGCGGATGGTGGCCACGTCGGCGGCCCGCGACGTCGCCAATCGTGATGTCTTCTTTGCGATGACGGCCGACGTGCTGGGCGCGGTACTGCCCGGCGCGGTCGCGGAGGTGATCACCGGCGCCGAGGAGGCAGAGCTGTCCTTCCGCGGGGCGATCGGCGAATTGGACTGTTCCGCAGCACCTTTCGTCGTCGTCGACCTGGGTGGTGGCTCCACCGAGATCGTGCTCGGCGGTGACCGGGTGGTGGCGAGCCACTCGGCGGACATCGGCTGCGTGCGGCTGACCGAACGCTGTCTGCATTCGGACCCCCCGACCCTCGCGGAGGTGGAGGCGGCCCGCCGGGTGGTGCGCGAGCGGCTCGGCGTCGCGCTGGGCGTGGTGCCCGTCGAGGGGGCCCGGACCTGGGTCGGACTCGCCGGAACGATGACCACGCTGTCGGCGCTGGCCCACAATATGAGCACGTATGACCCGGCGGCCATTCATCTTTCGCGGGTCGGGGCCGACGACCTGCTGGCGGTGTGCGAGCGGTTGATCGGCATGACGCGATCCCAGCGTGCCGCGCTGGGGCCGATGCACGAGGGCCGCGCCGACGTGATCGGCGGTGGCGCGATCGTGGTGGAGGAGTTGGCGCGCGAG